The Endozoicomonas montiporae CL-33 genome contains a region encoding:
- the malF gene encoding maltose ABC transporter permease MalF, whose translation MEAISTAGQRPGNPGRWVALGLIAFIDLILLYGVTMMYASGEIAFALLVLLIVTTGTWVFISNKGYSYRYVYPALLGVSVFIVFPLLYTVNVAFTNYSSSNLLPLERVKAIHMAKTYRTPGESYSFKAYEKDGHYQLLFISNKDSDKHLVSAPFGELTEPGEITTRLSSELPDGNELAFRDTIRIRHILKMLKIVLPDGNTLSMTSLREFGPQAKIYDEGPNDSLIDRRNGDILTPDMTTGYYVDNTGEQIGPGFTVFNGWDNFVKVVSDPGIQGPFMQIFTWTLTFSALSVLFTLIIGLLMACLVQWEPLKGNGVYRLLLILPYAVPAFISILIFRGLFNQNFGEINMLLNMLFGVQPEWFSNGFLAKTMVLIVNTWLGYPYMMILCIGLLKSIPDDLYEASAIDGATPLQNLFKITIPLIIKPLIPLLIASFAFNFNNLVLIALLTDGAPNIIGATTPAGATDLLVSYTFRIAFGQYGQDYGLASAIATFIFLMVGVIAWLNLKATKRFTE comes from the coding sequence ATGGAGGCTATCAGTACTGCCGGACAAAGACCCGGTAACCCTGGCAGGTGGGTCGCATTGGGGCTGATAGCCTTTATAGACCTGATCCTGCTGTACGGCGTCACCATGATGTACGCCAGCGGTGAAATAGCTTTTGCCTTGCTGGTGTTGTTGATTGTCACCACCGGCACCTGGGTTTTTATCAGCAACAAGGGTTACTCTTATCGCTACGTATACCCAGCGCTGCTTGGGGTGTCTGTTTTTATCGTTTTTCCCCTGCTTTACACCGTCAATGTCGCTTTTACCAATTACAGCTCCAGCAATCTGTTGCCACTGGAACGAGTAAAAGCCATTCATATGGCAAAAACCTACAGAACCCCGGGTGAGTCATACAGCTTTAAAGCTTACGAAAAGGATGGTCACTACCAGCTACTGTTTATCAGTAATAAAGATAGCGACAAGCATCTGGTCAGCGCTCCTTTCGGGGAACTGACAGAACCGGGTGAAATCACTACGCGACTGTCGTCCGAACTGCCTGATGGCAACGAACTGGCTTTCCGGGACACCATTCGTATTCGTCATATACTGAAGATGTTGAAGATCGTTTTGCCTGACGGCAACACGCTGTCAATGACCAGCCTGAGAGAGTTTGGCCCACAGGCAAAAATATACGACGAAGGACCTAATGACAGTCTGATAGACCGGCGTAACGGCGATATACTCACGCCCGATATGACCACCGGATATTACGTGGATAATACCGGAGAACAGATTGGTCCCGGCTTTACCGTGTTTAATGGCTGGGACAATTTTGTCAAAGTCGTATCCGACCCCGGTATTCAGGGGCCGTTTATGCAAATCTTTACCTGGACCCTGACGTTCTCGGCTCTCAGTGTGCTGTTCACCCTGATTATCGGCCTGCTGATGGCCTGTCTGGTGCAGTGGGAGCCACTCAAGGGTAATGGTGTTTACCGTCTGTTACTGATACTGCCTTATGCAGTACCCGCTTTTATCTCGATTCTGATTTTCCGTGGCTTGTTTAACCAGAATTTTGGCGAGATCAATATGTTGCTGAACATGCTCTTTGGTGTACAGCCAGAGTGGTTCAGTAATGGTTTCCTGGCAAAAACAATGGTGCTGATCGTCAACACGTGGCTGGGTTACCCGTACATGATGATCCTCTGTATCGGGCTACTGAAGTCTATTCCTGACGATCTCTATGAAGCTTCAGCCATTGACGGGGCAACCCCCTTACAGAACCTGTTCAAGATCACCATTCCCCTGATTATCAAACCGTTGATTCCCCTGTTGATTGCCAGCTTTGCTTTCAACTTCAACAATCTGGTTCTGATTGCCCTGTTAACCGACGGTGCGCCTAATATTATTGGTGCGACAACGCCTGCCGGAGCAACCGACTTGCTGGTCAGCTACACCTTCCGTATCGCCTTTGGTCAGTATGGACAGGATTATGGTCTGGCATCCGCCATTGCCACCTTTATTTTCCTGATGGTCGGTGTCATCGCCTGGCTCAATCTCAAAGCCACAAAACGGTTCACTGAATAA
- the malE gene encoding maltose/maltodextrin ABC transporter substrate-binding protein MalE: MIKQLANTMTKTFTRQVAATTLATAAVTVTMTMGASTALAFSDDELVLWVGGDKAYNGIREIGKVFEDDTGIKVKVEIPENLTDRFQQAAASGSGPDILFWAHDRFGEWAQSGLLAPVKPSAPFKREVVDMGWEAVTVDKKIYGYPISLEAISLIYNKKILPEPPKAYEDMFALDAKLKKANKGMNTIMWDQVQPYFTMPMLAADGGYVFKKTATGYDVKNTGVNNKGAMAGAKMLTELIDKSVLPRGVDYGVMESTFNKGKSAMMISGPWAWANLESSGIDYGVAALPSVNGQRSKAFVGVWSAALNNASPNKALSKEFLENYLLIDDGLRTMNKDIPLGAVANKTYMKELQKDPRISATYDNAINGLLMPNVPEMGKFWSAMEAALRNITSGRQGYKEALNDAAKRIVD; encoded by the coding sequence ATGATCAAACAGCTTGCCAACACAATGACCAAAACGTTCACCCGTCAGGTGGCTGCAACCACCCTTGCTACGGCAGCGGTGACAGTCACCATGACAATGGGGGCATCCACGGCGCTGGCATTCAGCGATGATGAACTGGTTCTGTGGGTCGGTGGTGATAAGGCATACAACGGTATTCGTGAAATCGGCAAAGTGTTTGAAGACGATACCGGCATAAAGGTGAAAGTAGAAATTCCTGAAAACCTCACTGACCGATTCCAGCAGGCAGCCGCTTCCGGCAGCGGCCCTGACATTCTGTTCTGGGCCCATGACCGCTTTGGCGAATGGGCACAAAGCGGCCTGCTGGCTCCGGTGAAACCTTCTGCGCCTTTTAAACGGGAAGTGGTTGATATGGGCTGGGAAGCCGTCACCGTGGACAAAAAAATCTATGGTTACCCGATTTCACTGGAAGCCATCAGCCTTATCTACAACAAAAAAATACTGCCCGAGCCCCCCAAAGCCTACGAAGACATGTTTGCCCTGGATGCCAAACTGAAAAAAGCCAACAAAGGCATGAACACCATTATGTGGGATCAGGTGCAGCCGTATTTCACCATGCCCATGCTGGCTGCCGATGGCGGCTATGTCTTTAAGAAAACAGCCACCGGCTATGATGTCAAAAACACTGGCGTCAACAACAAGGGGGCTATGGCCGGTGCGAAAATGCTGACCGAACTGATTGATAAAAGTGTATTGCCCAGAGGGGTCGATTACGGCGTGATGGAATCCACCTTTAATAAAGGCAAAAGCGCCATGATGATTTCCGGCCCGTGGGCATGGGCAAACCTTGAAAGCAGCGGTATTGACTATGGTGTTGCTGCACTGCCAAGTGTCAATGGCCAGCGTTCCAAAGCCTTTGTAGGCGTCTGGAGTGCTGCATTGAACAATGCCAGCCCTAACAAGGCACTGTCCAAGGAATTTCTGGAAAACTACCTGTTAATCGACGACGGCCTTCGTACGATGAATAAAGACATTCCCCTGGGTGCCGTTGCCAACAAAACCTACATGAAAGAACTGCAAAAAGACCCTCGTATCAGCGCGACTTACGACAATGCCATCAACGGACTGTTAATGCCTAATGTGCCTGAAATGGGCAAGTTCTGGTCTGCTATGGAAGCGGCATTAAGAAACATCACCAGCGGGCGCCAGGGATATAAAGAAGCTCTGAATGACGCAGCAAAGCGCATTGTTGACTAA
- a CDS encoding MalM family protein: MKRLSTLVLVAALAGCASTGQEPVADVPAITTTVSSLADITYVPIKVYNQTIAIERPINSTTEVLQLNEKNSPVAGWKLPDYGVYQFKVESLITRRGFGTRAEAFTPEIWLLDSDFKPLQKLPASRLKYDEQSMLTRENLSTEFVLDNRTSSGKQPAYLLALTTEEARQVSLKVANFDEEYARIRARTAPPTGDIYTEAVADGTLRLQITPLLSQPARETRITPPPRPDYVPSTPDIVQKDKASNVSETINQDYLDAVQSALDGKDINQALSLRSAIRQLHITLQQQFSASYDVDKSSLKPPASLPENAAIEASISYYYQQQIILALKQDNPQAALAWIDQVDQLAWEVDQLF; the protein is encoded by the coding sequence ATGAAACGTCTATCAACACTGGTATTAGTGGCTGCCCTTGCAGGGTGTGCCAGCACAGGGCAGGAGCCGGTTGCCGATGTGCCAGCCATTACAACAACCGTTTCATCACTGGCGGACATCACCTATGTTCCGATAAAAGTCTATAACCAGACCATTGCCATTGAACGCCCTATCAATAGCACCACTGAAGTGCTGCAACTGAATGAAAAAAATTCACCGGTTGCTGGCTGGAAACTGCCCGATTATGGCGTTTACCAGTTTAAAGTGGAAAGCCTGATTACACGTCGAGGGTTTGGTACCCGGGCAGAAGCGTTTACACCGGAAATATGGTTGCTCGACAGCGACTTCAAACCTCTGCAGAAACTGCCTGCCAGCCGCTTGAAATACGACGAACAAAGTATGCTGACAAGGGAAAACCTGTCTACTGAATTTGTTCTGGATAATCGCACCAGCAGCGGCAAGCAACCAGCCTACCTTTTGGCTCTGACAACCGAAGAAGCACGTCAGGTCAGCCTGAAAGTGGCCAACTTTGACGAAGAGTATGCCCGAATCCGCGCCCGGACCGCACCTCCTACCGGTGACATTTATACCGAAGCGGTTGCAGACGGTACCCTGCGTCTGCAAATCACACCGCTGTTGTCCCAGCCAGCGCGGGAAACCAGAATTACCCCACCTCCAAGACCGGACTATGTGCCTTCGACTCCGGACATCGTCCAAAAAGATAAAGCTTCAAATGTGTCCGAAACCATTAATCAGGATTACCTCGACGCAGTACAGTCTGCTCTTGACGGAAAAGACATCAATCAGGCTCTCAGTCTGAGGTCAGCCATCCGGCAGCTGCATATCACACTGCAACAACAGTTCTCAGCCAGCTATGATGTCGATAAGTCCAGCCTGAAACCACCTGCTTCACTGCCGGAAAACGCCGCCATTGAAGCGTCAATCAGCTATTACTATCAGCAACAGATCATTCTTGCTCTGAAACAGGACAATCCTCAGGCAGCTCTGGCCTGGATTGATCAGGTGGACCAGCTGGCATGGGAAGTTGACCAGCTCTTTTGA
- a CDS encoding alpha/beta hydrolase — MDYDKARLKIILDLNQSPLQREGLVRVYLPVGYDQSNDTYPVLYMHDGQNLFYPGSDISGASWQAGDQLDQLQIAGVTTGIILVAIDCSVENEGLGRMSEYSPWPSAPPAELANWNSKKLGMGGKGDLYVDWLTRSLKPLIDQNFRTQPERDTTLIGGSSMGAVISLYAALKYPDSFSKVGVMSPAFWFAEQPIRQFIDQTGFRERLSIYIDIGTAETSDSTVSCFPDVYLKGARSLHQQLSQKAFIKRLCLNIDQGGLHSETAWAGRFPDMLCWLLDANL, encoded by the coding sequence ATGGATTACGATAAAGCCCGCCTTAAAATCATTCTCGATTTGAACCAGTCTCCTTTGCAGCGTGAAGGTCTGGTCAGAGTGTATTTGCCTGTTGGCTATGATCAGTCAAACGACACTTACCCTGTTCTTTACATGCATGATGGTCAAAACCTTTTTTATCCGGGATCCGATATTTCAGGTGCCAGCTGGCAGGCCGGTGATCAACTGGATCAATTGCAGATAGCAGGAGTCACCACAGGCATTATTCTGGTTGCCATTGACTGCTCTGTTGAAAACGAAGGGCTTGGACGTATGAGTGAATATTCACCATGGCCCAGTGCTCCACCGGCAGAACTGGCTAACTGGAACAGTAAAAAGTTGGGTATGGGCGGAAAGGGGGACCTCTATGTGGACTGGTTGACCCGGAGTCTGAAACCATTAATCGACCAGAACTTCAGGACCCAACCAGAGCGGGACACCACACTGATTGGGGGTAGTTCGATGGGTGCCGTCATCAGTCTTTATGCGGCTTTGAAATACCCGGATAGTTTCAGTAAAGTCGGTGTCATGTCTCCAGCCTTCTGGTTTGCCGAACAACCAATCAGACAATTTATTGACCAGACAGGTTTCAGAGAACGTCTTTCCATCTATATAGATATCGGCACTGCGGAAACCAGCGATTCAACAGTATCCTGTTTTCCTGATGTTTATCTCAAAGGTGCCCGTTCACTCCACCAGCAATTATCCCAAAAAGCCTTCATAAAACGACTTTGCCTGAACATCGATCAGGGCGGCCTGCACTCAGAAACAGCATGGGCCGGAAGGTTCCCCGATATGCTCTGCTGGTTACTCGATGCGAATCTGTAA
- a CDS encoding glycoside hydrolase family 13 protein, whose product MHTKHNIDTPEWVKHAVFYQVYPDRFARSQKTPHPRGIQFLEWGFDPALQGFQGGDLYGVAEHLDDLKELGVTALYLNPIFSSACNHRYHTYDYFEVDPLLGGNEAFRYLLDEAHTRDMKVVLDGVFNHASRGFWAFHHILENGSESPYIDWFKIHDYPLNPYPRSGKEALNYDGWWGLPALPEFNHNNPGVRDYIFDVARHWMEFGIDGWRLDVADEIDDDEFWREFRTVVKSVKSDAYICGEVWSKAERWLQGDMFDSTMNYVFTKNVLSYFGSNYLHGYSRTHLEIEPKTTAQFMEAIDDNLASYDEQINQVQFNLLGSHDMARPLWILGENKGALSLCWQFLMTMPGAPCIYYGDEIAMSGGDDPDCRAAYPWDLPELQDQDMRDHVKALTTLRHRYKALRTGTFKFLNDSTNDVVSYQRKDEQHCLNILINRSEQPQTVSLPEGRVCFGELDTDGRLSAQSGVVIELEQ is encoded by the coding sequence ATGCACACCAAACACAACATTGATACGCCGGAATGGGTCAAGCACGCTGTCTTCTATCAGGTGTACCCGGATCGTTTTGCCCGTAGCCAAAAAACACCGCACCCCCGTGGTATTCAATTTCTGGAATGGGGTTTCGATCCTGCATTGCAGGGATTTCAGGGTGGTGATCTGTACGGTGTCGCAGAACATCTGGACGACCTGAAAGAACTGGGGGTTACTGCGTTATACCTTAACCCTATTTTCAGTTCTGCCTGTAACCACCGTTACCACACCTACGATTACTTTGAGGTTGATCCGCTGCTGGGTGGCAACGAAGCTTTCCGTTACCTGCTGGATGAAGCGCACACCAGAGATATGAAAGTGGTTCTGGATGGTGTATTCAATCACGCCAGTCGTGGCTTCTGGGCTTTTCATCACATTCTGGAGAACGGTTCCGAATCGCCTTACATTGACTGGTTCAAGATCCATGATTACCCACTGAACCCTTACCCTCGTAGTGGCAAAGAAGCATTGAATTACGACGGTTGGTGGGGTTTGCCAGCACTTCCGGAATTTAATCACAACAACCCCGGTGTTCGTGATTATATCTTTGACGTTGCCCGTCACTGGATGGAGTTTGGTATTGATGGCTGGCGTCTCGATGTCGCCGATGAAATAGACGACGATGAATTCTGGCGTGAATTCCGTACGGTGGTGAAATCGGTAAAAAGTGACGCGTATATCTGCGGTGAGGTCTGGAGCAAAGCCGAGCGCTGGCTGCAGGGCGACATGTTCGATTCCACCATGAACTATGTGTTTACCAAAAACGTGCTTAGCTACTTTGGCAGCAACTACCTGCATGGCTACTCCAGAACCCATCTGGAAATTGAACCCAAAACCACGGCACAGTTTATGGAAGCCATAGACGACAACCTGGCCAGTTATGACGAACAAATTAATCAGGTTCAGTTCAACCTGCTGGGCAGTCACGATATGGCACGGCCATTATGGATACTGGGAGAAAACAAAGGCGCATTAAGCCTTTGCTGGCAGTTCCTGATGACTATGCCGGGAGCACCCTGTATTTATTACGGTGACGAAATAGCCATGAGTGGCGGCGATGATCCCGACTGCCGCGCTGCCTATCCGTGGGATCTGCCCGAACTGCAGGATCAGGACATGCGCGACCATGTAAAAGCCCTGACGACACTGCGCCATCGTTACAAAGCGTTGCGTACCGGCACTTTCAAGTTTTTGAATGATTCGACGAACGATGTCGTGTCTTACCAGCGTAAAGACGAGCAGCACTGCCTGAATATTCTGATCAACCGCAGTGAGCAACCACAAACGGTTTCCCTGCCTGAAGGCCGGGTTTGCTTTGGTGAACTGGATACCGATGGTCGCCTTTCTGCTCAGAGTGGTGTTGTGATCGAGTTAGAACAGTAA
- the malQ gene encoding 4-alpha-glucanotransferase, with amino-acid sequence MSDNQLINQLAGLCGISSEYLDSEGLPVTIAPENKIPPLEAMGFNVSSKESIKKAIKQKSDEKWNQSIPAVVVLHQNKPFAIEIRLPEKKLPEQFEITVTLEYGEIRMFKRDLNELTVVESAKVGKNNKVCLSLPLPADLPLGYHHLNIEGIASACSLIVAPETCYEPEALMSGGKIWGSGIQLYSVRSENNWGMGDYRDLNDMVSQLADNGADFVGLNPVHALYADNPLHCSPYSPSSRTYSNVLYINPELVPEFSECELTRQLFAKDDFQMHLAEARQQDYVDYETVATLKFEVLETLYDYFCKVHLKQNTERANAFHAFCQDNGESLRQFATFDALFEHFRKQDIMSWGWPCWPEAYQTPDTKEVKAFVKKNEKRIRYFEFLQWLASEQFAAAQKTATEKGMMVGVYRDLAVGVDRGGADTWSNPSLYCLDASTGAPPDALGPQGQNWGLPPFNPLVLQEQRYEPFIRMIRNNMRDCGALRIDHAMGLFRLWWCPNGKSAAYGAYVHYPLQDLLGIIKLESRRLNCLVFGEDLGTVPKEIEAALPPARLYSSLNGIHLQEGDRYPMPSSFKPRAMANLTCHDTPPLRGWWEEKDLDLANTLGIFDDERTHQERLDREYTRKAVINTLAMIGELPSGINPYDEKSPGFSRELMERFTYYLALAESQITNVQLEDCMMIDTSVNVPGTSEEYPNWRRRLTVNLGEFFSDQENRRFFHNISQCRQA; translated from the coding sequence ATGTCAGACAATCAATTAATAAACCAGCTCGCCGGGCTGTGTGGTATTTCCAGTGAATATCTGGATTCCGAAGGACTGCCGGTGACTATTGCGCCTGAAAATAAAATCCCGCCTTTAGAAGCCATGGGATTTAATGTAAGCAGTAAAGAGTCTATCAAAAAAGCGATTAAGCAAAAGTCCGATGAGAAATGGAATCAAAGTATTCCAGCAGTGGTTGTTTTACATCAGAACAAACCGTTTGCTATTGAAATAAGACTGCCTGAAAAGAAACTTCCGGAACAATTTGAAATCACCGTAACACTCGAATACGGTGAAATTCGAATGTTCAAACGTGACTTGAATGAACTGACGGTTGTTGAAAGCGCCAAAGTCGGAAAAAACAACAAGGTCTGCCTGTCCTTGCCTCTGCCAGCCGATCTGCCACTGGGCTATCACCATCTGAACATTGAAGGTATTGCTTCTGCCTGTTCCTTGATTGTTGCACCGGAAACCTGTTACGAGCCTGAAGCCCTCATGAGCGGTGGAAAAATCTGGGGTTCCGGTATTCAACTGTACTCTGTTCGCTCGGAAAATAACTGGGGCATGGGCGACTACCGCGACCTGAACGATATGGTCAGCCAGCTGGCTGATAACGGTGCCGATTTTGTGGGTCTTAACCCTGTACACGCGCTGTATGCCGACAACCCGCTGCACTGTTCGCCCTACAGCCCGTCTAGCCGAACTTATAGCAATGTGTTGTATATCAACCCTGAGCTGGTGCCGGAATTTAGCGAATGTGAACTGACTCGACAGCTGTTTGCCAAAGACGACTTCCAGATGCATCTGGCTGAAGCACGACAGCAGGATTATGTTGATTATGAGACCGTCGCGACTCTGAAGTTTGAAGTTCTGGAAACACTGTACGACTACTTCTGCAAGGTTCACCTGAAACAGAACACCGAACGGGCAAATGCATTCCACGCATTCTGTCAGGACAATGGTGAAAGTCTTCGTCAGTTCGCCACGTTTGACGCGCTCTTTGAACACTTCCGCAAGCAGGACATCATGAGCTGGGGCTGGCCTTGCTGGCCTGAGGCCTATCAGACGCCAGACACTAAAGAGGTGAAGGCGTTTGTCAAGAAGAATGAGAAACGCATTCGTTATTTTGAGTTCCTGCAATGGCTTGCCAGTGAGCAATTTGCCGCGGCTCAGAAAACCGCCACGGAAAAAGGCATGATGGTGGGTGTTTATCGTGATCTGGCCGTTGGGGTAGACCGTGGCGGCGCTGACACCTGGAGTAATCCAAGCCTGTATTGTCTGGATGCCAGCACCGGTGCGCCACCGGATGCTCTGGGACCACAGGGTCAAAACTGGGGACTGCCGCCGTTTAACCCACTGGTGCTGCAGGAACAGCGATACGAACCGTTTATCCGCATGATTCGCAATAACATGCGTGACTGTGGTGCTCTGCGTATCGACCATGCCATGGGACTGTTTCGCCTGTGGTGGTGCCCTAATGGCAAGAGTGCCGCCTATGGTGCCTATGTTCACTATCCGCTTCAGGATCTGCTGGGCATTATTAAACTGGAAAGTCGTCGCCTGAACTGTCTGGTGTTTGGTGAAGATCTGGGTACGGTTCCAAAGGAAATTGAAGCGGCGTTACCGCCTGCCCGTTTGTACTCCAGTCTGAACGGTATACATCTGCAGGAAGGTGATCGCTATCCGATGCCCAGCTCCTTTAAACCTCGCGCTATGGCGAACCTGACCTGCCACGACACACCACCGCTGAGAGGATGGTGGGAAGAGAAGGATCTTGATCTTGCCAATACACTGGGCATTTTTGATGATGAACGAACACATCAGGAGCGCCTTGACCGTGAATACACCCGCAAAGCGGTCATTAACACACTGGCAATGATTGGGGAGCTGCCAAGCGGCATCAATCCATACGATGAAAAAAGCCCCGGGTTCAGCCGTGAGCTGATGGAACGCTTTACTTATTATCTGGCGCTGGCTGAGTCACAGATCACCAACGTACAGCTTGAAGACTGCATGATGATTGATACATCGGTGAACGTGCCCGGCACCAGCGAAGAGTATCCAAACTGGCGTCGTCGTTTAACGGTGAATCTGGGTGAATTCTTCTCCGATCAGGAGAACCGCCGGTTCTTCCACAACATCAGCCAATGCCGCCAGGCATAA
- a CDS encoding ABC transporter ATP-binding protein codes for MAELKLAGLDKSYDGGKSYVLKNINLNINDGEFVAFVGPSGCGKSTLLRMICGLEDITDGDLEIANERVNDMPPNERRVGMVFQSYALYPHMTVAENMAFGLKLAKVSKQVINERVQEAARILQLEPLLDRKPKAMSGGQRQRVAIGRSIVQEPRVFLFDEPLSNLDVALRVQMRQELSRIHSRLKTTAVYVTHDQVEAMTLADKIVVLSPLAKGADSNLEQVGAPLELFHHPRNKFVAGFIGSPKMNFFRGEIVETGSEKTIVRLETGEQVIACNDTSSAKAGDKITLGIRPQDALAEVDGDNVITGTIKALERLGTESFVYLNHPAIEEDFILRTEDSRRREEGSEFKVGVPAESCHLFNEDGLAFARTKAPHYD; via the coding sequence ATGGCTGAACTTAAACTGGCAGGACTGGACAAGAGTTACGACGGTGGCAAGTCATACGTTCTGAAAAACATTAACCTGAATATTAACGACGGCGAGTTTGTTGCTTTTGTCGGCCCATCCGGCTGCGGTAAGTCTACTTTGCTGCGTATGATTTGCGGTCTGGAAGACATCACCGACGGTGACCTGGAAATCGCTAACGAACGTGTAAACGATATGCCACCCAACGAACGTCGTGTCGGTATGGTGTTCCAGTCTTACGCTTTGTACCCGCACATGACCGTTGCTGAAAACATGGCATTCGGCCTGAAGCTGGCCAAAGTCAGCAAGCAGGTCATCAACGAGCGTGTACAAGAAGCGGCCCGCATTCTGCAGCTGGAACCACTGCTGGATCGTAAACCTAAAGCCATGTCCGGCGGTCAGCGTCAGCGCGTTGCCATTGGTCGTTCCATTGTGCAGGAGCCACGGGTTTTCCTGTTTGACGAGCCTCTGTCGAACCTGGACGTAGCCTTGCGGGTTCAGATGCGTCAGGAACTGTCACGCATTCACAGCCGTCTGAAAACCACTGCCGTGTATGTCACCCACGATCAGGTGGAAGCCATGACACTGGCTGACAAAATTGTCGTTCTCAGCCCGCTGGCAAAAGGGGCAGACAGCAACCTTGAGCAGGTGGGTGCGCCACTGGAACTGTTCCACCACCCTCGTAACAAATTTGTTGCGGGCTTTATCGGCTCTCCGAAAATGAACTTCTTCCGCGGTGAAATTGTGGAAACCGGTTCTGAAAAAACCATTGTTCGTCTGGAAACCGGAGAACAGGTGATTGCCTGTAACGATACATCGTCAGCCAAAGCAGGCGATAAAATCACACTGGGCATTCGTCCTCAGGATGCACTGGCAGAAGTGGACGGTGACAATGTGATTACCGGAACCATAAAGGCACTGGAACGTCTGGGTACTGAATCCTTTGTCTACCTGAACCACCCGGCCATTGAAGAAGACTTTATTCTTAGAACAGAAGACTCCCGTCGTCGGGAAGAAGGTTCTGAGTTCAAAGTAGGCGTTCCGGCTGAAAGCTGTCACCTGTTTAATGAGGATGGATTGGCATTCGCCCGAACCAAAGCACCACATTACGATTAA
- the malG gene encoding maltose ABC transporter permease MalG — protein sequence MAMVQPRNLKYRVWAARLFLIAFLCLIMFPFLMIISVSFRAGNFATGSLIPTNPSLEHWAMAFGIPWERADGTLMQPTFPVLTWLWNSVKISVVTSTFILLLSTTGAYAFARLRFRFKQGLLQSMMILQMFPAVLALVAFHAIFDKLGNFVPWLGLNTHGAVTIAYLGGVTMNIWLIKGYFESIDNALEESAAIDGATPWQAFRHILLPLSVPILAVVFILAFIGIIGEYPVASVLLQDMDKLTLAVGANQFLNPQNYLWGDFAASAVLTGLPITIIFLIAQRYLVSGLTAGGVKG from the coding sequence ATGGCCATGGTGCAACCAAGAAACCTGAAATACCGTGTCTGGGCAGCGCGCCTGTTCCTGATCGCATTCCTGTGCCTGATTATGTTCCCGTTCCTGATGATCATTTCCGTATCATTCCGGGCGGGTAACTTTGCCACCGGCAGCCTGATTCCGACCAATCCGAGTCTGGAACATTGGGCCATGGCATTCGGCATTCCGTGGGAACGTGCCGATGGCACCCTGATGCAGCCCACCTTTCCGGTGCTGACCTGGCTGTGGAACTCGGTGAAGATCAGTGTTGTTACATCGACGTTTATCTTGCTGCTGTCCACCACCGGTGCTTATGCCTTTGCCCGCCTGCGCTTCCGTTTCAAGCAAGGGCTGCTGCAATCCATGATGATTCTGCAAATGTTCCCGGCGGTACTGGCACTGGTGGCTTTCCACGCCATCTTCGACAAACTGGGGAACTTTGTTCCATGGCTGGGACTGAACACGCATGGTGCGGTCACCATTGCTTACCTGGGTGGTGTCACCATGAACATCTGGCTGATCAAAGGCTATTTCGAAAGCATTGATAACGCGCTGGAAGAATCCGCCGCTATCGACGGTGCAACACCATGGCAGGCCTTCCGCCATATTCTGCTGCCTCTGTCCGTACCGATTCTGGCGGTGGTCTTTATCCTGGCGTTTATCGGCATTATCGGTGAATACCCGGTGGCATCGGTCCTGCTGCAAGACATGGACAAGCTGACTCTGGCCGTGGGTGCCAACCAGTTCCTTAACCCTCAGAACTATCTCTGGGGTGACTTTGCCGCCTCAGCCGTACTGACCGGCCTGCCTATCACCATTATTTTCCTGATAGCGCAGCGTTATCTGGTCAGCGGACTGACGGCTGGCGGCGTTAAAGGCTAA